GTACTGCTAAAGGTGAGATAAACATCTATTGGTGTTATAAGTGATTTTTCTTTCCGGAAGTATGCGCAAATTAAAAGCTCACAATCATGCAGGCTTTAACCTTTAGCCTATTATCAGTGTCTGTTTGGCACTGCTGTTATCAGAAATGATAAATAAttcagtaaacaaaaacaatctgaactGATTTTACTCGATACAGATTAAGTTAGTAGTTACTGGGAATGACTCAGATCTGTTGGATGGGAAGGTTACTACGGTATAGCACCAGTCTTTACTGGGATCAGATCATGTGTGTAGGGTGGTTTGTGACTATCAGCAATGTCCCTGAAACAGATGACTCCTACTGTGTTGTAGATAATCATTAAAAAATTTCACAAGGACACAGTCATGCTGACTAAATATGCCTACAGCTCCCATGACTGCAACGTGATGGCAATATTTACGTGATTTAaagaattttatgtttttactgttCGGCATGCATCTACGCTGCTGTGGACAGACAGGAGTacgtttaaaaattattttttgggtaatgtgcattttttttatcatagaaaaaaaagcttttgaaaGGAACTTGATTGATCGCTGGGAAAGTCTATAACAGCAGGCacgttatatatgtatatttgtttTACCAAATGTAACTACTAGaatcaaactaaaaacaaatgcatgttaAAATCTAACATAAGTATAAACATCAGGGTTCCAGTTTTGAGTAGATTCttgttttttcatcttttgttttgttctgcttcccCTCTGAAGTGCTACATTTCTGTCAAAAGCTTGATCAACTCAAAATACTGAAGTAGCGTATCTTTTAAATATCAAATTATGTCTCATTAAAATTACACCGACTAAGTTTAAATACTTTCATATCAAGTTAATCACATCTGCCTTAGCTTAAAAATTTGTTCAACATACCAATGTtgtacccctccttgaaccgtcaccttaacgtggtggaggggtttgagtgctcaaatgatcctagaggctatgttgtctggggcctaaatgcccctggtagggtctcccatggcaaacaggctctaggtgatgggtcagacaaatggttcaaggaggggctcagagtagagccgctgctcctccacatcgagaggagccagttgaggtggctcgggcatctataccggatgcctcctggacgccttccttgggaggtgttccaggcacgtcccaccgggaggaggcccaggggacggcccaggacacgctggagggactatgtctctcggctggcctgggaacgccttgggctccccctggaggaactggaggaggtgtctggagagagggacgtctgggcgtctctgctgagtctgctgcccccgcgacccggtcctggataaacggaagacgacgaacgaacgaaccaaTGTTGTACCTCTGTCAGTAACCTGGGGACTTTATAATGTGTAACAGATTACCTAAAATTTTATTAATACCAAGTCTGTTATTAATAGTCACACCAAAGTGAATTAAGTCTCATAATTTATCATAAATGTATGATGAGATCAGATCTGTTGGATGAATCATTTCCTCCCCAGTGATGGATTTCCGttacaaactttaaaaagtaaaataaattaatcaacaTCTAAATAATTGACATGGATTTCAGGATTACTTTTAGTTTGATCACATTAAGGTGTATTTCAAGCGCACCATCCATGTCACACAGTTGTGTATCAGCGTTTTTATTCAATGATGTTGGAAGACACTTTGCCACAGGAAAATAATGCGCCAACAGCACCTTACCATGCATTTAAAATGGTGGAATACATTGATCTCCACATAAGGCAAACTGCcaacaattaatttttttgacaCGTCAAAAGATTTCTCCACATCAGTGTTGTTGCTCTCATACGTCATGTAGACGCACCATTACCACAGCAGAAATAACACAACTGCCAAGTAACATCACTTAATTCCAAACTATATTTTTTAGATCCTTCACTCACCTCAAGATGATGAATGCTTGAAACCAAAACCTATGGCATAATTTACTTTCGGGTTAATATGGAGGCACTCTTAGAGAACtgaaatttcttgtttgttcaGCTGGTCcactaaaatgaaaaataatacaagatGGTGAGGTCACAGAAATAGTAACATACTTGGTTGTAACGAAGTCAAACACAGCAAATTCTAAACACCTGATCTCAATACACATGAAATATGTGTGGATCAGAACAGGATGGGAtcaaaagtgaaaaacattGACATGACAGAACTTGATGTTCCACAGAATCGCCTTCATTTCCTCACATTTAGGCCCATTTTGCATATGTTTCTGAAAACACCAGTGCAGGGCAAGTCAATAAACAGTTTAACTGCAGTTTAAGGTCAATTTTCTAATGACTGATTTAATTCACAATAAGCACAAACATAATGGAAACAAATCTTGCAAAATACAGACAGATCCTCACCTGGGATTACTCCAGAACTGAACTGGATATGAAGAAAATTAACTTGTTAGGAACATCGCTGAGTAATCCTTAACATGCTGGATGTAGTGAGAGCAAAATAATATTGCAGgaaaaatacacaaattaaATGAAACTAACAAACAGCATGAGATACAGGATCAGGCTTGGTTTTAACTCCAGCTGAGCTCCGATCCATTTCTCTTCCTCCAATTCTTTTTCTCTCTGAGTCCACACTGCGGCTTCAGGAGCCCGCAGCTTCCGGAGGAAGACATTATGGGTCTGATGAACAAATGTGCGCTTTGAGAGATGTGTCCCATAGGGCATTACACAACCAATAACAAAATAGGATCATGTTTTCACTACTTCTACCACATTGTTATACCTCAGGGTGAGAGAAATTTCActttagataaaatattatttcttacCATTGCTGGTACCCCTTCATGGTTTCACAAATATAATCAATCTATtgaataaaaagacatttcagGTTTTTAACGCATAAATCACTAATTTTATAAATGAtggatcatttaaaaaaaacttttgcaaatttctaaaaatataaaatgggGGGATTCATGTAAGAGATAATCTAGCATCTACTGTAGTCACAGGCATTCAAAAAACACTTCAGGGTCTAAATATTCATCGCTTTTTAAGATATTTGTACCTGCATCAGCATTGGATCAAAGATTTTGACTTTAGAGGTTAGCCAAGTATATTTTTGAGGAATTTAAAGAAagcatttaaatgtttgtaaactGTCAGATCCGAGGTGCTCGTGGGTCATTAAAGTATTCTGCTGAAAGTTTACCACTTTCTTACCCTCAGAATATTACTTGTTATGCTCACACAAAATATACTTATTcgtaaataaattcaaactggGTAACAAAATACCATATTTCGATATTAGCCTGAGAAACCAACCTCAAGTAGCATATTCACTTTTACaggtttttatataaaaacaaattttgtgtTTGTGGGCTTTAAGTCACAAAAGACTAACGTTGTGTAGAATATTTAGACCCTGAAGTCTTTTTTGAATGCCTGTGACTACAGTAGATGCTAGATTATCTCTTACATGAATCCCcccattttatatttttccagCTGTTGCTGTTAGGATTTGAGAGGGTGCTGACGAGTGGCTGTGACAGCTCGGCTTTAGAGGGGCTGCCCGTTATTAAACGGCTCATTGATCAAGTATGTTTTACAGAAACTCTTTTAATCTAAAGGTTCTTACATGTAAGgagattaaaacagaaacttACTCATTGATTGCTCAGATGCTAATCGGTTTTTCCAAGTATTTTTTCTTATTACTCATGAAGTTTTTGTCCTGTAAACTAAAGCCTGTGGAGTCCTGGTTAAACAGCTTGAATGTGCATTCTTAgaccagttttttttattttgggtgAAAAGATCCTGCTGCAGAACAATGGGCTTCAAGTAGTTTTGAAATTACCTAGAATTACTTCAAAAACTGATTTAGAGCAGCAACTGCGTTTGTTAGATCCATGAAAATGTCTTTCCTCTTCGACACTGCCTTATACAAACATACAGGCCTGCTTTATTAGAGATGCTCAGACTTTCTGTGATTAGTTAATTATTGCTGATCAACAGAACCTGGTTGCTGCAATACCTTGTAATAAATATAAACTAGTGAAAATGGTCTTGGTTTTCCACGAGCTGCGTCTGCATTTGTTTGGATGTCATATGTTCCTGAATTCTAACGTAGGCCGTTCATCAGCTGTGTTTTGGTACAAATTTCTGTATTCTTGCACATGTTTTTGCACAAATATGAAAAGCACTATTTGTACagttacattttattacaaTATAACCGTATGTATTAAGATTAATATTTTGTAGTTATTCATTAGAATATAttcttttcacttttatttttctgtattttttatttcttctcctAATCCATTGATatttctggtattgttttttaatgtgtattttttaaaattaatttcaacTTGTGTGTACAGGTGTAAATTTCATTGTGACATTTTCAGTGTGTTGTTCTATTTGAATATCACGTTGCTGTACTTACATTgaaaaaaattatgtattttagcAAAGGCAAGATCCTTTTTGTATTATTTCCTGATGCAGTTTagcccaaaagtattcacacccatgGACATTTTAGGTTTGAagtattcttttaattttaccaacatgtttcttcctACTAGAAGTAATGTTCACATTGTTTAAAGTGACCCAGATTCTGATTCAAGTCCTGACTTAAATCTGATGGCAAGTctgtgtatgaataattttgggtttaACTGTACTTTTTCTACCACTGTTCCTATTTACTTACTATACTATATCAATTATTTACTATTCAAACTTTGTAATCTGCTCTTAACAGGCAAAAGGTAGAATAATTGTAATGCCAGGTAAGTACCTCCACTTTTCTCACTATGCTTTCTGCATATTAGTTTACTTATTtatatattaattttattttttatatatatttaaattacaGGAGGTGGTATTACAGAGAGCAACCTGCAGAGAATATTGGAGGGGTCGGGGGCTGAGGAGTTTCACTGCTCAGCACGCTCCAGCAGAGACTCTGCAATGAAATTCAGGTCTGTTTCAAAACCAGCCCCAAATCATGCTCAACTGCGTTTCTACTAcacttaaaaaattatttctaacaAACTCAAAATGTAAAACCTTTCCTTGGTTTAATTCTTCTAAATGTTTTGCTCTTAGGAACACATGTGTGACGATGGGAGCTACAATCTCAGCGCCAGAGTATGGCCTGAAGGTGGCAGATGTCAGCAAAGTCCGGAGTCTGAATGCAATTGCCAAAAATACCTTGTGATACCTCAAAAATATGAAGTTATTTCCAACTCGCCTCATAAAATGGGGGGATTCATGTAAGAGATAATCTAGCATCTACTGTAGTCACAGGCATCAAAAAACACTTCAGGGTCTAAATATTCATCGCTTTTTAAGATATTTGTACCTGCATCAGCATTGGATCAAAGATTTTGACTTTAGAGGTTAGCCAAGTATATTTTTGAGGAATTTAAAGAAagcatttaaatgtttgtaaactGTCAGATCCGAGGTGCTCGTGGGTCATTAAAGTATTCTGCTGAAAGTTTACCACTTTCTTACCCTCAGAATATTACTTGTTATGCTCACAAAAAATATACTTattcataaataaattcaaactggGTAACAAAATACCATATTTCGATATTAGCCTGAGAAACCAACCTCAAGTAGCATATTCACTTTTACaggtttttatataaaaacaaattttgtgtTTGTGGGCTTTAAGTCACAAAAGACTAAAGTTGTGTAGAAATATGAGCAAAGTTTCAGTCGGTTTTTCTTTTATGGCAAAAGTAAAGGCAAATGTAGAGGAAATTAAGGTTTTAAACAGCCTTTTGCTGCACATGTGGACTGCAAACAtcttttctttcaattttaacAGCAGCATCATTACCAGATCAGCTTTCTTTAACACTTTTTGCAACCctaaaatcacattttttgGGGTGACCTCAGGGATTATTGGTGTAAACTGAATGTGTACACAAGCATGTAAATGTGAGTTGTACCTTTGTAAAAGTCAGTATGcgcttacaaaaaaaaacaatcacaagcgttttctttcaacaaatgtgttttacttccaagaatataaacacacacatcccTTTCTCAGATTCAGAGATCTGATCATTTTTATTACTCCAtgataaaagcaaacaaaacaaaacaattcaacCATTGTTCAAggtgatttttttctgaaacttaTATTTAGTTGTGAAattgttttatgttcttttgtaGTTGAATGTTCCTGATTCTTTGTTACAGAGGTTCTAGTGAAATGTGTGAAATGCTGCTAtcttctgttttgtgttgtggTTTACACCTCAGAATTATATGGACAAACACACTTGTGAATGATTTACTGCTCAGTCATAAACCTTCATAGACAGCATTAAGACAGTAGTGCTCTCCCTGAGCTGTAAAAATGAAATGCTAATGCTTTAGtaaaagaaaactaacactgaggCGAGTTGGAAATAACTTCATATTTTTGAGGTATCACAAGGTATTTTTGGCAATTGCATTCAGACTCCGGACTTTGCTGACATCTGCCACCTTCAGGCCATACTCTGGCGCTGAGATTGTAGCTCCCATCGTCACACATGTGTTCCTAAGAGCAAAACATTTAGAAGAATTAAACCAAGGAAAGGTTTTACATTTTGAGTTtgttagaaataattttttatgtgTAGTAGAAACGCAGTTGAGCATGATTTGGGGCTGGTTTTGAAACAGACCTGAATTTCATTGCAGAGTCTCTGCTGGAGCGTGCTGAGCAGTGAAACTCCTCAGCCCCCGACCCCTCCAATATTCTCTGCAGGTTGCTCTCTGTAATACCACCTCCtgtaatttaaatatatataaaaaataaaattaatatataAATAAGTAAACTAATGCAGAAAGCATAGTGAGAAAAGTGGAGGTACTTACCTGGCATTACAATTATTCTACCTTTTGCCTGTTAAGAGCAGATTACAAAGTTTGAATAGTAAATAATTGATATAGTATAGTAAGTAAATAGGAACAGTGGTAGAAAAAGTACAGTtaaacccaaaattattcatacacagACTTGCCATCAGATTTAAGTCAGGACTTGAATCAGAATCTGGGTCACTTTAAACAATGTGAACATTACTTCTAGTaggaagaaacatgttggtaaaattaaaagaatactTCAAACCTAAAATGTccatgggtatgaatacttttgggctAAACTGCATCAGGAAATAATACAAAAAGGATCTTGCCTTTgctaaaatacataatttttttcAATGTAAGTACAGCAACGTGATATTCAAATAGAACAACACACTGAAAATGTCACAATGAAATTTACACCTTTACACACAAgttgaaattaatttaaaaaaatacacattaaaaaacaataccagaaatATCAATGGATTaggagaagaaataaaaaatacagaaaaataaaagtggAAAGAATATATTCTAATGAATAACTACAAAATATTAATCTTAATACATACGGTTATAttgtaataaaatgtaactGTACAAATAGTGCTTTTCATATTTGTGCAAAAACATGTGCAAGAATACAGAAATTTGTACCAAAACACAGCTGATGAACGGCCTACGTTAGAATTCAGGAAAATATGACATCCAAACAAATGCAGACGCAGCTCGTGGAAAACCAAGACCATTTTCACTAGTTTATATTTATTACAAGGTATTGCAGCAACCAGGTTCTGTTGATCAGCAATAATTAACTAATCACAGAAAGTCTGAGCATCTCTAATAAAGCAGGCCTGTATGTTTGTATTAAGGCAGTGTCGAAGAGGAAAGACATTTTCATGGATCTAACAAACGCAGTTGCTGCTCTAAATCAGTTTTTGAAGTAATTCTAGGTAATTTCAAAACTACTTGAAGCCCATTGTTCTGCAGCGGGATCTTTTcacccaaaataaaaaaactggtcTAAGAATGCACATTCAAGCTGTTTAACCAGGACTCCACAGGCTTTAGTTTACAGGACAAAAACTTCATGAGTAATAAGAAAAAATACTTGGAAAAACCGATTAGCATCTGAGCAATCAATGAGTaagtttctgttttaatctcCTTACATGTAAGAACCTTTAGATTAAAAGAGTTTCTGTAATACATACTTGATCAATGAGCCGTTTAATAACGGGCAGCCCCTCTAAAGCCGAGCTGTCACAGCCACTCGTCAGCACCCTCTCAAATCCTAACGATACCAGAGTCTCCAGAGCAACAGCTGGATCATGGACCATGTCAAAAGCTGCAGCGAGATCAATACAACATTCATATCAAGAAGTCAGCCTCAGTCtgaaatctttatttatttttccatcttctAATAAAGAGTTCTTTATTCAGTTGAAAATCTGTGATATTTCTTCAGGTATGAATGCTGGGAGATGTTCAGCATTTGGAAAGCCTAAACATGTGTTAAATGGAAAAAGTTACCTCGGTGGAAGGTCAAAGGCA
This genomic stretch from Girardinichthys multiradiatus isolate DD_20200921_A chromosome 22, DD_fGirMul_XY1, whole genome shotgun sequence harbors:
- the LOC124859676 gene encoding copper homeostasis protein cutC homolog, producing MPGGGITESNLQRILEGSGAEEFHCSARSSRDSAMKFRNTCVTMGATISAPEYGLKVADVSKVRSLNAIAKNTL
- the LOC124859675 gene encoding copper homeostasis protein cutC homolog isoform X3, which codes for MAQSFLMEVCVDSVESAVNAERGGASRLELCSSLLEGGLTPSLGLLQIVKQYIKIPVYVLIRPRGGDFLYSDQEVEVMKKDIELMKTQGADGVVLGALTEDGRVDAELCMELIAAARPLPLTFHRAFDMVHDPAVALETLVSLGFERVLTSGCDSSALEGLPVIKRLIDQAKGRIIVMPGGGITESNLQRILEGSGAEEFHCSARSSRDSAMKFRNTCVTMGATISAPEYGLKVADVSKVRSLNAIAKNTL